Proteins from a genomic interval of Papaver somniferum cultivar HN1 chromosome 4, ASM357369v1, whole genome shotgun sequence:
- the LOC113273873 gene encoding transcription factor bHLH83-like — MALAKERIIAGPDSSSMNFMHMYGNMCSVGGNTSPVSDPSLLGFENYTKMMILDDEDSEHGSSEKTGGHGDGKYKNYYPMNRLPSLTDRQTNGDEEMSSSQEDDSPINFKDGFDNWQSSSSAANYHQASSSLLSFSNAGSHNRYMMRVHGEDDHEYPNWEGRVMHVDPNYPHHWNPSKNTAGLLESNRLSEERNSFESANTFSSSFNKSVSKDSNQGEERFSWLYAGASGSDDSGVQEAGCSSEQNFLKRPHHQLDGETQPSKKLCTGAAKKTKAKSPAPAKDPQSLAAKNRRERISERLKVLQDLVPNGTKVDLVTMLEKAISYVKFLQLQVKVLATDEFWPAQGGKAPEVSQVKEAIDAILLSHTDTRK, encoded by the exons ATGGCGCTTGCAAAAGAGAGAATTATTGCAGGACCAGACTCCTCATCAATGAACTTTATGCATATGTATGGAAACATGTGCAGTGTTGGAGGAAACACTTCACCTGTTTCAGATCCTTCATTATTAGGCTTTGAGAATTATACAAAGATGATGATTCTTGATGACGAAGATAGCGAACACGGTTCATCTGAAAAAACAGGTGGTCATGGTGATGGAAAGTACAAGAATTACTACCCGATGAACCGGCTTCCTTCTCTTACCGATCGCCAAACGAACGGTGATGAAGAGATGAGTTCTTCGCAAGAAGATGATTCTCCAATCAACTTCAAAGATGGTTTTGATAATTGGCAGTCAAGTTCTAGTGCTGCTAATTATCATCAGGCATCATCATCATTACTAAGTTTCAGTAATGCAGGTTCCCATAATCGTTACATGATGAGGGTTCATGGGGAAGATGATCATGAATACCCTAATTGGGAAGGTAGAGTCATGCATGTCGACCCGAACTATCCTCATCATTGGAATCCTTCAAAAAATACTGCTGGGTTATTAGAAAGTAACCGATTATCCGAAGAACGTAATTCTTTTGAATCTGCAAATACTTTTAGCTCATCTTTTAACAAATCTGTCAGTAAGGATAGTAATCAAGGGGAGGAGCGGTTTAGTTGGTTATACGCTGGTGCCAGCGGTTCTGACGACAGTGGTGTTCAAGAAGCTGGATGTTCATCTGAGCAAAACTTTCTTAAACGTCCTCATCATCAGTTG GATGGTGAAACGCAACCAAGCAAGAAGCTCTGTACTGGAGCAGCAAAAAAAACTAAAGCAAAGTCACCTGCTCCGGCCAAGGACCCGCAAAGTCTTGCCGCTAAG AATCGAAGAGAGCGAATCAGTGAGAGGTTAAAGGTATTACAAGACCTCGTACCCAACGGGACCAAGGTTGATTTGGTTACAATGTTGGAGAAAGCCATTAGCTATGTCAAGTTTCTGCAACTACAAGTAAAG GTATTAGCAACAGATGAGTTCTGGCCAGCACAAGGTGGTAAAGCACCTGAAGTTTCTCAAGTAAAAGAAGCCATTGATGCCATTTTGTTGTCTCACACGGATACTAGAAAATGA